A portion of the Sus scrofa isolate TJ Tabasco breed Duroc chromosome 5, Sscrofa11.1, whole genome shotgun sequence genome contains these proteins:
- the TSPAN31 gene encoding tetraspanin-31 isoform X1, which yields MQIDWHSNHRNSGLAPSLANAKAGVGRCRRKGLGLARLDLKRQKLSESKKTVPGPSPQVLGTTWVPKAGEMVCGGFACSKNALCALNVVYMLVGLLLIGVAAWAKGLGLVSSIHIIGGVIAVGVFLLLIAVAGLVGAVNHHQVLLFFYMIILGLVFIFQFGISCSCLAINLSKQTDIINASWRVMSNKTRNELERSFDCCGLFNLTTLDQQDYAFCTAICKSRSPSCQMCGEKFLRHSDEALKILGGVGLFFSFTEILGVWLAMRFRNQKDPRANPSAFL from the exons ATGCAGATTGATTGGCATTCAAACCATCGAAATTCTGGATTAGCCCCGAGTTTAGCCAATGCAAAGGCAGGGGTGGGACGGTGCAGGCGCAAAGGATTAGGTTTGGCTAGACTCGATTTAAAGAGACAGAAGCTGTCGGAGTCCAAGAAGACGGTCCCCGGACCCTCCCCCCAAGTCCTTGGGACCACTTGGGTCCCCAAAGCTGGGGAGATGGTCTGCGGAGGCTTTGCCTGCTCCAAGAATGCGCTGTGTGCGCTCAACGTGGTCTACATG CTGGTAGGCTTGTTGCTCATTGGAGTGGCTGCTTGGGCTAAAGGCCTGGGTCTGGTGTCCAGCATCCACATCATCGGAGGAGTCATAGCCGtgggagtcttccttcttctcatTGCGGTGGCTGGACTGGTGGGTGCTGTCAACCACCATCAAGTACTGCTATTCTTT TACATGATCATCCTTGGCTTGGTCTTCATCTTCCAGTTTGGAATCTCTTGCTCATGTCTGGCTATTAACCTAAGCAAACAG ACAGATATCATCAATGCTTCTTGGCGGGTCATGAGCAACAAGACTCGGAATGAACTGGAAAGAAgttttgattgctgtggcttgttcAACCTCACAACCCTGGATCAACAAGATTATGCTTTCTGCACTGCA ATCTGCAAGAGCCGGAGCCCCTCATGTCAGATGTGTGGAGAGAAGTTTCTTAGGCATTCAGATGAAGCCCTGAAAATCCTGGGAGGTGTTGGACTCTTCTTTAGCTTTACAGAG ATCCTTGGTGTTTGGCTAGCAATGAGATTTCGGAATCAGAAGGACCCTCGAGCCAACCCTAGTGCCTTTCTATGA
- the TSPAN31 gene encoding tetraspanin-31 isoform X2, with amino-acid sequence MIILGLVFIFQFGISCSCLAINLSKQTDIINASWRVMSNKTRNELERSFDCCGLFNLTTLDQQDYAFCTAICKSRSPSCQMCGEKFLRHSDEALKILGGVGLFFSFTEILGVWLAMRFRNQKDPRANPSAFL; translated from the exons ATGATCATCCTTGGCTTGGTCTTCATCTTCCAGTTTGGAATCTCTTGCTCATGTCTGGCTATTAACCTAAGCAAACAG ACAGATATCATCAATGCTTCTTGGCGGGTCATGAGCAACAAGACTCGGAATGAACTGGAAAGAAgttttgattgctgtggcttgttcAACCTCACAACCCTGGATCAACAAGATTATGCTTTCTGCACTGCA ATCTGCAAGAGCCGGAGCCCCTCATGTCAGATGTGTGGAGAGAAGTTTCTTAGGCATTCAGATGAAGCCCTGAAAATCCTGGGAGGTGTTGGACTCTTCTTTAGCTTTACAGAG ATCCTTGGTGTTTGGCTAGCAATGAGATTTCGGAATCAGAAGGACCCTCGAGCCAACCCTAGTGCCTTTCTATGA
- the MARCH9 gene encoding LOW QUALITY PROTEIN: E3 ubiquitin-protein ligase MARCH9 (The sequence of the model RefSeq protein was modified relative to this genomic sequence to represent the inferred CDS: inserted 1 base in 1 codon), which translates to MLKSRLRMFLNELKLLVLTGGGRPRAEPQPRGAXGGGCGWAPFAGCSTPDGDGDEEEYYGSEPRARGLAGDKEPRAGPPPPPAPPPPPPGALDALSLSSSLDSGLRTPQCRICFQGPEQGELLSPCRCDGSVRCTHQPCLIRWISERGSWSCELCYFKYQVLAISTKNPLQWQAISLTVIEKVQIAAIVLGSLFLVASISWLIWSSLSPSAKWQRQDLLFQICYGMYGFMDVVCIGLIVHEGSSVYRIFKRWQAVNQQWKVLNYDKTKDIGGDAGGGTAGKPGPRTSRTGPPSGATSRPPATQRMRTLLPQRCGYTILHLLGQLRPPDARSSSHSGREVVMRVTTV; encoded by the exons ATGCTCAAGTCTCGGCTCCGCATGTTCCTGAacgagctgaagctgctggtgcTGACGGGCGGGGGGCGGCCCCGGGCCGAGCCGCAgccccgggggg ggggaggcggctGCGGCTGGGCGCCCTTCGCTGGCTGCTCGACCCCGGACGGCGACGGCGACGAAGAAGAGTACTACGGGTCGGAGCCGCGGGCCCGGGGCCTGGCTGGAGACAAGGAGCCGCGGGCAGGACCCCCGCCGCCTCCCGCTCCGCCGCCTCCGCCCCCGGGCGCGCTGGACGCCCTATCGCTCAGCAGCAGCCTGGACAGCGGGCTCCGAACCCCCCAGTGCCGAATCTGCTTTCAGGGCCCGGAGCAG GGGGAGCTCCTGAGCCCCTGCCGCTGCGACGGCTCTGTGCGCTGCACGCACCAGCCCTGCCTCATCCGCTGGATCAGCGAGAGGGGCTCCTGGAGCTGTGAGCTCTGCTACTTCAAGTACCAGGTCCTGGCGATCAGCACCAAGAATCCCCTGCAG TGGCAGGCCATCTCCCTGACGGTCATTGAGAAGGTCCAGATTGCAGCCATagttctgggctctctcttcctcGTTGCCAGCATCTCCTGGCTCATCTGGTCCTCACTCAGCCCTTCAGCCAAGTGGCAACGGCAAGATCTGCTCTTTCAGATCTGCTACGGCATGTATGGCTTCATGGATGTCGTCTGCATAG GCCTCATCGTCCATGAAGGCTCCTCTGTCTACCGTATCTTCAAGCGCTGGCAGGCAGTGAACCAGCAGTGGAAGGTCCTGAATTACGATAAGACCAAGGACATAGGAGGAGATGCAGGGGGAGGGACGGCAGGGAAGCCGGGCCCCAGGACCTCACGGACGGGCCCCCCCTCTGGGGCCACTAGCCGCCCTCCAGCTACCCAGCGCATGCGGACGCTCTTGCCTCAGCGCTGTGGTTACACAATCCTGCATCTCCTTGGACAGCTGCGGCCACCAGATGCCCGTTCCAGTTCTCATTCTGGCCGTGAGGTTGTCATGAGGGTCACCACGGTCTGA
- the CDK4 gene encoding cyclin-dependent kinase 4: MATSRYEPVAEIGVGAYGTVYKARDPHSGHFVALKSVRVPNGGGAGGGLPISTVREVALLRRLEAFEHPNVVRLMDVCATARTDRETKVTLVFEHVDQDLRTYLDKAPPPGLPVETIKDLMRQFLRGLDFLHANCIVHRDLKPENILVTSGGTVKLADFGLARIYSYQMALTPVVVTLWYRAPEVLLQSTYATPVDMWSVGCIFAEMFRRKPLFCGNSEADQLGKIFDLIGLPPEDDWPRDVSLPRGAFSPRGPRPVQSVVPEMEESGAQLLLEMLTFNPHKRISAFRALQHSYLHKAEGNPE, translated from the exons ATGGCTACCTCCCGGTATGAACCAGTGGCGGAGATTGGTGTTGGTGCCTATGGGACCGTGTACAAAGCACGGGATCCCCACAGTGGCCACTTTGTGGCCCTCAAGAGCGTAAGAGTCCCCAATGGAGGAGGTGCTGGAGGGGGCCTGCCCATCAGCACGGTTCGTGAAGTGGCCTTACTGCGCCGGCTGGAGGCTTTCGAGCATCCCAATGTTGTCCG GCTGATGGATGTCTGTGCCACTGCCCGAACTGATCGAGAGACCAAAGTGACCCTGGTGTTTGAGCATGTGGACCAAGATCTAAGGACATATCTGGACAAGGCACCCCCACCAGGCTTGCCGGTGGAGACCATCAAG GATCTGATGCGTCAGTTTCTAAGAGGCCTAGATTTCCTTCATGCCAACTGCATCGTTCATCGAGACCTGAAGCCAGAGAACATTCTGGTTACAAGTGGTGGGACAGTCAAGCTGGCTGACTTTGGCCTGGCCAGAATCTACAGCTACCAGATGGCACTTACACCTGTG GTGGTTACACTCTGGTACCGTGCTCCAGAAGTTCTTTTGCAGTCTACGTATGCAACACCTGTGGACATGTGGAGCGTTGGCTGTATCTTCGCAGAGATGTTTCGTCGAAA GCCTCTCTTCTGTGGAAACTCTGAAGCTGACCAGTTAGGCAAAATCTTTGA CCTGATTGGGCTGCCCCCAGAGGATGACTGGCCCCGAGATGTGTCTCTACCCCGAGGAGCCTTTTCCCCCAGAGGGCCCCGCCCAGTGCAGTCGGTGGTACCTGAGATGGAGGAGTCTGGAGCACAGCTGCTACTG GAGATGCTGACTTTTAACCCACACAAGCGAATCTCTGCCTTCCGAGCCCTGCAGCACTCTTATCTACATAAGGCAGAAGGTAACCCAGAGTGA